A single window of Triplophysa rosa linkage group LG2, Trosa_1v2, whole genome shotgun sequence DNA harbors:
- the ccl19a.1 gene encoding C-C motif chemokine 19a.1 produces MTSAHLPALSVILCALALIIYNTPADAQADSALDCCLKVGSQVIPKQIVLSYRNQIRGIGCTRDAVVFTTRRDKKLCAPAASEAKWVEELTRFIDNRLKKCKGIKFQGKRCEGLKTKTV; encoded by the exons ATGACTTCAGCACATCTACCTGCACTGAGTGTGATACTCTGTGCGCTGGCTCTTATAATCTACAACACTCCGGCAG ATGCTCAAGCAGATTCGGCTTTGGACTGTTGCCTGAAGGTTGGCTCTCAAGTCATCCCGAAACAAATCGTCCTCAGTTACAGGAATCAGATCAGAGGTATCGGCTGCACCCGTGATGCTGTTGT TTTTACAACCAGAAGAGATAAGAAACTTTGTGCCCCCGCTGCCAGCGAAGCTAAATGGGTTGAAGAGCTCACCAGATTCATCGACAACAGGCTAAAGAAATGCAAAGGAATCAAATTTCAG GGGAAACGCTGTGAAGGCCTGAAGACTAAAACTGTTTGA